From a region of the Tenggerimyces flavus genome:
- a CDS encoding ribonucleoside-diphosphate reductase subunit alpha, which translates to MTQAPPAPTQQVVRRDGSTSPFDPSKISVALTKAFLAVEGRQAGDSSRVHETVRELTASVAASLTRHQSRTFHIEDIQDQVELALMRDGHHRVARAYVLYREEHARARLERDVPGESEATPQLQVKQIDGELRPLDTARLTRLVEDACAGLDGANAEAVLAEIRRNLYDGMTVAELEVAQIMAARTFVEADSDYAFVSARLLLDKLRREALTFLADRPDEARREEMASRYPAYFKSYVHRAIELELLDPELARFDLDRIGKALKPERDEQFQFLGLQTLYDRYFQHSDGIRFELPQAFFMRVAMGVAIREIDREARAIEFYELLSSFDFMHSTPTLFNAGTTRPQLSSCFLTTVDDDLDGIFQGIKNNALLAKYSGGLGNDWTPVRGMGAHIKGTNGKSQGVVPFLKVANDTAVAVNQCFAPATPVYTADGVKEIQAVEVGDLVLGISGTYREVTQKFVYDNVDITVDVNVKHAIDPVTVTAGHPFYAIQGVPLEQDTKRTYASLASGKVRPDWVAAGKLCKGDYVAQVVPKEVVPVPGFTDDDARLYGVLLGDGHLAKDGLEWGVCGNPQRDAHLSFVRDYLNARGIHFWEAHRGHTFASIRWASGEPTLPLTGDDLYDEHGDKRISRRFSHLPHAQTRALLRGLLETDGGVSRGVEISFTSTSRPLTAGLRYQLLRLGIPTAGQYRVRDTSHVGHRSDGSEITFSGVTKAFDVRVPAVPEIAELVGARPIHKKNWLEHRGMLFTRVRDVHETEIAPTVFDLEVEGDESYMTVAGLAHNGGRRKGAACAYLETWHIDIEEFLDLRKNTGDDRRRTHDMNTANWVPDLFIQRVEADGPWTLFSPNEVPELHDLYGTAFAKRYEEYEAAAERGELKVHRRMRAVELWRRMLSMVFETGHPWITFKDPCNLRSPQQHSGVVHSSNLCTEITLNTTVDEVAVCNLGSVNLLNHVRDGKLDKEHLARTVRAAVRALDNVIDVNFYTIPEARRSNLKHRPVGLGLMGFQDALFALRIPLSSQQAVEFADESMEVISYHAIAASSELAAERGSYASFPGSLWSKGILPIDSVALVSEARGGDVLMDTSSTLDWATLREQVKTVGMRNSNVMAIAPTATISNICGVGQSIEPLYRNLYVKSNMSGDFTVVNPHLVRDLKERELWDEVMVSDLKYYDGSLGPIDRVPDDLKDLYATAFEIDSSWLVDAASRRQKWIDQAQSLNLYVAAPNGRKLDELYRHAWRSGLKTTYYLRSQSATHVEKSTIKGTDGKLNAVSPVIPVPAAAPAPVPTPAATVPAVPVPATVPTVDIELPDSDAAFCSIDDPDCEACQ; encoded by the coding sequence GTGACCCAAGCACCACCAGCACCCACCCAGCAGGTCGTCCGCCGCGACGGCAGCACGTCGCCGTTCGACCCCAGCAAGATCTCGGTCGCCCTGACCAAGGCGTTCCTGGCGGTGGAGGGACGCCAGGCCGGTGACTCCAGCCGCGTCCACGAGACCGTACGAGAGCTCACGGCGTCGGTCGCCGCTTCCCTGACGAGGCACCAGAGCCGGACGTTCCACATCGAGGACATCCAGGACCAGGTCGAACTCGCGTTGATGCGCGACGGCCACCACCGGGTCGCTCGCGCGTACGTCCTGTACCGCGAGGAGCACGCCCGCGCACGGCTCGAGCGCGACGTCCCCGGTGAGTCCGAAGCCACGCCGCAGCTACAGGTCAAGCAGATCGACGGCGAGCTTCGCCCGCTCGACACCGCCCGCCTCACGCGTCTCGTCGAGGACGCCTGCGCCGGGCTCGACGGAGCGAACGCCGAGGCGGTGCTCGCCGAGATCAGGCGCAACCTGTACGACGGCATGACGGTCGCGGAGCTCGAGGTCGCCCAGATCATGGCGGCCCGGACGTTCGTCGAGGCCGACTCCGACTACGCGTTCGTCAGTGCCCGGCTGCTGCTGGACAAGCTGCGGCGCGAGGCGCTCACGTTCCTCGCCGACCGTCCCGACGAGGCGCGCCGCGAGGAGATGGCTTCGCGCTACCCGGCGTACTTCAAGTCGTATGTGCACCGCGCGATCGAGCTGGAGCTGCTCGACCCCGAGCTCGCCCGGTTCGACCTGGACCGGATCGGCAAGGCGCTCAAGCCCGAGCGCGACGAGCAGTTCCAGTTCCTCGGCCTGCAGACCCTGTACGACCGGTACTTCCAACACTCCGACGGCATCCGCTTCGAGCTGCCGCAGGCGTTCTTCATGCGCGTCGCGATGGGTGTCGCGATCCGCGAGATCGACCGCGAGGCACGCGCGATCGAGTTCTACGAGCTGCTCTCCTCGTTCGACTTCATGCACTCCACGCCGACGCTGTTCAACGCGGGGACGACCAGGCCGCAGCTGTCGTCCTGCTTCCTCACCACGGTCGACGACGACCTCGACGGCATCTTCCAGGGCATCAAGAACAACGCCCTGCTCGCGAAGTACTCCGGCGGACTCGGCAACGACTGGACGCCTGTGCGCGGCATGGGCGCCCACATCAAGGGCACGAACGGCAAGTCCCAGGGCGTCGTCCCGTTCCTCAAGGTCGCGAACGACACCGCGGTGGCTGTCAATCAATGCTTTGCGCCAGCAACACCCGTCTACACAGCAGATGGCGTCAAAGAGATCCAGGCCGTCGAGGTGGGCGACCTTGTTCTGGGAATCAGTGGAACGTACCGCGAGGTCACCCAGAAGTTCGTCTACGACAACGTCGACATCACCGTCGACGTGAACGTCAAGCATGCGATCGACCCCGTGACGGTCACGGCAGGCCACCCGTTCTACGCCATCCAGGGGGTTCCGCTCGAACAAGACACCAAGCGCACCTACGCATCGCTGGCCAGCGGCAAGGTACGCCCCGACTGGGTAGCGGCCGGCAAGCTCTGCAAGGGCGACTATGTCGCCCAGGTCGTGCCGAAGGAAGTCGTTCCCGTCCCTGGCTTCACCGACGACGACGCGCGCCTCTACGGGGTCCTGCTGGGTGACGGACACCTGGCGAAGGACGGACTCGAGTGGGGAGTGTGCGGAAACCCGCAGCGAGACGCCCATCTGTCGTTCGTCCGCGACTACCTCAATGCTCGCGGTATCCACTTCTGGGAAGCTCACCGCGGCCACACCTTCGCCTCGATCAGATGGGCGTCGGGTGAGCCAACGCTTCCCTTGACGGGCGACGATCTCTACGACGAGCATGGCGACAAGCGCATCTCCCGACGCTTCTCGCACCTGCCGCATGCTCAGACCCGTGCGCTCCTGCGCGGCCTGCTCGAGACAGACGGGGGTGTGTCGCGCGGCGTAGAGATCTCCTTCACCTCCACTTCGAGGCCGCTCACCGCCGGCCTCCGGTACCAGCTGCTGCGTCTGGGGATCCCTACCGCCGGCCAGTATCGAGTACGGGACACGAGCCATGTGGGTCATCGCTCCGACGGGTCCGAGATCACGTTCAGTGGAGTGACCAAGGCGTTCGACGTCCGAGTCCCCGCGGTCCCGGAGATCGCCGAGCTCGTCGGCGCTCGGCCGATCCACAAGAAGAACTGGCTCGAGCACCGCGGCATGCTCTTCACGAGGGTTCGCGACGTGCACGAGACCGAGATCGCACCCACGGTCTTCGACCTCGAGGTCGAGGGCGACGAGTCCTACATGACCGTCGCGGGGCTCGCTCACAACGGCGGGCGCCGTAAGGGGGCGGCGTGCGCGTATCTCGAGACGTGGCACATCGACATCGAGGAGTTCCTCGATCTGCGGAAGAACACCGGGGACGATCGGCGCCGGACGCATGACATGAACACCGCGAACTGGGTGCCCGACCTGTTCATCCAGCGGGTCGAGGCGGACGGGCCGTGGACACTGTTCTCCCCCAACGAGGTGCCGGAGCTGCACGACCTCTACGGAACGGCTTTCGCCAAGCGGTACGAGGAGTACGAGGCGGCGGCTGAACGCGGCGAGCTCAAGGTGCACCGCCGCATGCGTGCGGTCGAGCTGTGGCGCCGGATGCTGTCGATGGTGTTCGAGACCGGGCACCCGTGGATCACGTTCAAGGACCCGTGCAACCTGCGCTCGCCGCAGCAGCACTCCGGCGTGGTGCATTCGTCCAACCTGTGCACGGAGATCACGCTCAACACGACGGTCGACGAGGTCGCGGTCTGCAACCTCGGCTCGGTCAACCTGCTCAACCACGTGCGGGACGGTAAGCTCGACAAGGAGCACCTCGCGCGGACCGTGCGCGCCGCCGTTCGCGCGCTGGACAACGTGATCGACGTGAACTTCTACACGATCCCGGAGGCACGACGCTCCAACCTCAAGCACCGGCCGGTCGGGCTCGGGCTGATGGGCTTCCAGGATGCTCTGTTCGCGCTGCGGATCCCGCTGTCGTCGCAGCAGGCGGTGGAGTTCGCCGACGAGTCGATGGAGGTGATCTCGTACCACGCGATCGCGGCGTCGTCGGAGCTCGCGGCCGAGCGCGGTTCGTACGCCTCGTTCCCCGGATCCCTGTGGAGCAAGGGGATTCTGCCGATCGACTCCGTGGCGCTGGTCTCCGAGGCACGTGGCGGCGACGTCCTGATGGACACCTCGTCGACGCTGGACTGGGCGACGTTGCGCGAGCAGGTCAAGACCGTCGGCATGCGCAACTCCAACGTGATGGCGATCGCGCCGACCGCCACGATCTCCAACATCTGTGGCGTCGGGCAGTCGATCGAGCCGCTGTACCGCAACCTGTACGTGAAGTCGAACATGTCCGGCGACTTCACTGTCGTCAACCCGCACCTCGTGCGCGACCTCAAGGAGCGCGAGCTGTGGGACGAGGTCATGGTGAGCGACCTCAAGTACTACGACGGCAGCCTCGGCCCGATCGACCGGGTGCCGGACGACCTGAAGGACTTGTATGCGACGGCGTTCGAGATCGACTCGAGCTGGCTGGTCGACGCGGCGTCGCGCCGGCAGAAGTGGATCGACCAGGCGCAGTCGCTGAACCTGTACGTCGCGGCGCCGAACGGGCGCAAGCTGGACGAGCTGTACCGGCACGCGTGGCGGAGCGGGCTCAAGACCACGTACTACCTGCGTTCGCAATCGGCAACGCACGTGGAGAAGTCGACGATCAAGGGCACCGACGGGAAGCTGAACGCGGTCTCGCCGGTGATCCCCGTTCCAGCGGCTGCTCCGGCACCGGTGCCCACGCCGGCGGCGACCGTTCCCGCCGTGCCGGTGCCGGCCACCGTGCCTACCGTCGACATCGAGCTGCCGGACAGCGATGCCGCGTTCTGCTCGATCGACGACCCCGACTGCGAAGCCTGCCAGTAG
- a CDS encoding ribonucleotide-diphosphate reductase subunit beta, producing the protein MTDTQSSIDTTGLGEIERGAGRISVDDKAMINARADVNQLLPLKYRWAWEKYLAGCNNHWMPTEVSMQADVALWKSPTGLTDDERLMIKRNLGFFATSESLVANNIVLAVYRHLTNPECRQYLLRQAFEEAVHTHTFQYICESLGLDEGELFNMYREVPSITDKAAWALDYTQHLEDPDFSTGTPERDQAFLRDLVAFYVIFEGMWFYTGFAQILSLGRRNKMVGIAEQYQYILRDESIHLNFGIDAINQIKLENPHLWTPEFQAELRRMLTEACELEIAYARDTMPRGVLGLNAEVCTQYMHFITNRRCAQIGLAPVFGETENPFPWMSELMDLGKEKNFFETRVIEYQSGGALTWD; encoded by the coding sequence ATGACCGATACGCAATCCAGCATTGACACCACCGGGCTCGGTGAGATCGAGCGCGGCGCGGGCCGCATCAGCGTCGACGACAAGGCGATGATCAACGCTCGCGCCGACGTCAACCAACTCCTGCCGCTGAAGTACCGCTGGGCTTGGGAGAAGTACCTCGCCGGCTGCAACAACCACTGGATGCCGACGGAGGTCTCGATGCAGGCCGACGTCGCGCTGTGGAAGTCGCCGACCGGGCTCACCGACGACGAGCGCCTGATGATCAAGCGCAACCTCGGCTTCTTCGCGACGTCGGAGTCGCTGGTCGCGAACAACATCGTGCTCGCCGTCTACCGGCACCTCACCAACCCCGAGTGCCGGCAGTACCTGCTGCGGCAGGCCTTCGAGGAAGCCGTCCACACGCACACGTTCCAGTACATCTGCGAGAGCCTCGGCCTGGATGAGGGCGAGCTGTTCAACATGTACCGCGAGGTGCCGTCGATCACCGACAAGGCCGCGTGGGCGCTGGACTACACCCAGCACCTGGAGGACCCGGACTTCTCGACCGGCACGCCGGAACGGGACCAGGCGTTCCTGCGCGACCTGGTGGCGTTCTACGTGATCTTCGAGGGGATGTGGTTCTACACCGGCTTCGCGCAGATCCTGTCGCTCGGCCGGCGGAACAAGATGGTGGGGATCGCCGAGCAGTACCAGTACATCCTGCGCGACGAGTCGATCCACCTGAACTTCGGCATCGACGCGATCAACCAGATCAAGCTGGAGAACCCGCACCTGTGGACGCCGGAGTTCCAGGCCGAGCTGCGGCGGATGCTGACCGAGGCGTGCGAGCTGGAGATCGCGTACGCGCGGGACACGATGCCCCGCGGCGTGCTCGGCCTGAACGCCGAGGTGTGCACGCAGTACATGCACTTCATCACGAACAGGCGGTGCGCGCAGATCGGGCTCGCTCCGGTCTTCGGCGAGACCGAGAACCCATTCCCGTGGATGTCGGAGCTGATGGACCTCGGCAAGGAGAAGAACTTCTTCGAGACCCGCGTGATCGAGTACCAGAGCGGTGGCGCCCTGACCTGGGACTGA
- a CDS encoding glycosyl hydrolase: MSADLRALFANPAAEHSACPFWFWNGDLEPDELLRQLHLMHERGVLGFVIHGREGLGIPYLSEDWFDRCRLVIEEAARLGMKVWVYDDLNWPSGYAGGRVVARDPGYVGQNLSIERHYVEGPDVLRLDFLGVARDFDRPDEVVAVGAARIAEARPKPVDPLRVHHVNAALPTDWSDTAAFEHTYAQEAPQAVAFDDGGVTWEAPAGRWCVTVARVTATDWMAVYSAFPYTDLINDGATTAFIEETHDEYYRRFEEYFGDTIIGFFVDEPGFYNNFWDRNPGSIPWTGDFAEQFAARRGYELLPLLPGLWEDLGVHSHELRADLWKTVAELLDERFFGKLARWCAAHGVSLTGHLEWEEWLFTMTRHSASPFRALAPFQVPALDRIDEATDKITEKLVSSIAHLNGRSRVLSETFALAGWKLAPAYMKRIVDYQYVRGVNWLSCHGFYYSIEGHRKYECPPSEFFQNPWWEHSGPLWTYVSRLSAVLSAGRHAAPVGVYYPIDAAWAELTPTAPGPFDGAATEPWELPERGLALQRTDLAMIRLTQTLLGTQWDVDLLDHVAVEEAKVDGELLQVGDETFRAVVVPPLQTISGPALGQLLAFAEAGGTVVFVEEPPSRAVWSDLPPSWADVRARLVALRDPGYVPWGAGRLGYVPAGVGAVSSLLAEAVSPDVVVDLGDGDTALVLVDEARRGGRKDTKLHRPSSFVRYVRRRVGHDDVYFLVNESGHELAAHVRLAAGGPVQRVEEWDPVTGERWSRAATVDAGRAVEVDLAFAPWQSYLLVLSSEGSAAPDRDVEGGVTQALNDWELEVAGRTFRGPLRSWHELGLARYSGVGRYTSRFQVAGRGRVLLDLGTVLETAQVFVNCLPLAPLAFPPYRLDVTEHVVVGDNLLEIEVANTNTNAFEEVERPSGLIGPVRVSVA, from the coding sequence ATGTCAGCCGACCTGCGCGCACTCTTCGCGAACCCGGCCGCCGAGCACAGCGCCTGCCCGTTCTGGTTCTGGAACGGCGACCTGGAGCCGGACGAGCTGCTGCGCCAACTGCACCTCATGCACGAACGAGGGGTGCTCGGGTTCGTCATCCACGGCCGCGAAGGGCTCGGGATCCCTTACCTGTCTGAGGATTGGTTCGACCGCTGCCGGCTCGTCATCGAGGAGGCCGCCCGGCTCGGAATGAAGGTGTGGGTCTACGACGACCTGAACTGGCCGAGTGGCTACGCCGGCGGCCGGGTCGTGGCGAGGGATCCCGGCTACGTGGGGCAGAACCTCAGCATCGAGCGGCACTACGTGGAAGGCCCGGACGTCCTCCGGCTGGACTTCCTCGGCGTAGCACGAGACTTCGACCGGCCGGACGAGGTGGTCGCGGTCGGAGCCGCGCGGATCGCCGAGGCGCGGCCGAAGCCAGTCGACCCGTTGCGCGTGCATCATGTCAACGCGGCCTTGCCCACCGACTGGTCCGACACCGCGGCGTTCGAGCACACCTACGCGCAGGAGGCACCGCAGGCCGTCGCGTTCGACGACGGCGGCGTCACCTGGGAGGCGCCGGCGGGACGGTGGTGTGTGACTGTGGCACGGGTCACTGCCACGGACTGGATGGCCGTCTACAGCGCGTTCCCGTACACCGACCTCATCAACGACGGCGCGACGACGGCGTTCATCGAGGAGACGCACGACGAGTACTACCGCCGGTTCGAGGAGTACTTCGGCGACACGATCATCGGCTTCTTCGTCGACGAACCCGGTTTCTACAACAACTTCTGGGATCGCAACCCCGGCTCGATCCCGTGGACCGGCGACTTCGCCGAGCAGTTCGCGGCGCGGCGCGGGTACGAGCTCCTCCCGCTGCTGCCCGGACTCTGGGAAGACCTCGGCGTGCACAGCCACGAACTGCGCGCGGACCTGTGGAAGACGGTCGCGGAGCTGCTGGACGAACGGTTCTTCGGCAAGCTCGCCCGCTGGTGCGCGGCCCACGGCGTGAGCCTCACCGGCCACCTGGAGTGGGAAGAGTGGCTGTTCACGATGACCCGCCACTCCGCCAGCCCGTTCCGCGCGCTCGCCCCGTTCCAGGTCCCCGCGCTCGACCGGATCGACGAGGCCACCGACAAGATCACCGAGAAGCTGGTGTCGTCGATCGCGCACCTCAACGGCCGGTCGCGGGTGCTGAGCGAGACGTTCGCCTTGGCCGGTTGGAAGCTCGCGCCTGCGTACATGAAACGCATCGTCGACTACCAGTACGTCCGCGGCGTCAACTGGCTGTCCTGCCACGGCTTCTACTACAGCATTGAGGGGCACCGGAAGTACGAGTGCCCGCCTTCGGAGTTCTTCCAGAACCCCTGGTGGGAGCACAGCGGTCCGCTCTGGACGTACGTGTCGCGGCTGTCCGCTGTGCTGTCGGCCGGACGGCATGCGGCACCGGTCGGCGTCTACTACCCGATCGACGCGGCGTGGGCAGAGCTCACGCCGACGGCACCAGGGCCGTTCGACGGCGCGGCGACCGAGCCGTGGGAGCTGCCCGAACGCGGCCTCGCGTTGCAGCGCACCGACCTGGCGATGATCCGGCTGACCCAGACCCTGCTCGGCACCCAGTGGGACGTCGACCTGCTCGACCATGTCGCGGTCGAGGAGGCCAAGGTCGACGGCGAACTGCTGCAGGTCGGCGACGAGACGTTCCGCGCGGTGGTCGTCCCGCCGCTCCAGACGATTTCCGGACCGGCGCTCGGTCAGTTGCTGGCGTTCGCGGAGGCTGGCGGCACCGTCGTGTTCGTCGAGGAGCCGCCGAGCCGGGCGGTGTGGAGCGACCTGCCGCCGTCCTGGGCAGATGTTCGCGCGCGGCTGGTGGCGTTGCGCGATCCCGGGTACGTGCCGTGGGGAGCCGGCCGGCTCGGGTACGTGCCAGCAGGCGTCGGCGCGGTCTCGTCCCTGCTCGCCGAGGCCGTATCACCCGACGTCGTGGTCGACCTCGGCGACGGCGACACCGCGTTGGTGCTCGTCGACGAGGCCCGGCGCGGAGGCCGCAAGGACACCAAGCTCCATCGCCCGTCCAGCTTCGTCCGGTATGTCCGTCGCCGGGTCGGTCACGACGACGTCTACTTCCTCGTGAACGAGTCCGGCCACGAACTCGCGGCGCACGTCCGCCTCGCCGCCGGTGGTCCCGTCCAGCGGGTCGAGGAATGGGATCCGGTGACGGGTGAGCGGTGGAGCCGAGCCGCCACCGTCGATGCGGGACGAGCCGTCGAGGTCGACCTCGCTTTCGCACCGTGGCAGTCGTACCTGCTGGTCCTGTCCAGCGAGGGATCGGCGGCACCGGACCGGGACGTCGAGGGCGGTGTGACGCAGGCGTTGAACGATTGGGAGCTGGAGGTCGCCGGCCGGACGTTCCGCGGCCCGCTACGCAGCTGGCACGAGCTCGGGCTGGCGCGATACTCCGGGGTCGGCCGCTACACGAGCCGGTTCCAGGTCGCAGGTCGCGGCCGCGTCCTCCTCGACCTCGGCACCGTGCTCGAGACCGCACAGGTCTTCGTCAACTGCCTACCGCTCGCTCCCCTGGCGTTTCCGCCGTACCGGCTCGACGTCACCGAGCACGTGGTCGTCGGGGACAACCTGCTCGAGATCGAGGTGGCGAACACGAACACGAACGCGTTCGAGGAGGTCGAGCGTCCCAGCGGCCTGATCGGGCCGGTGCGGGTGTCTGTCGCGTGA
- a CDS encoding HelD family protein: MEEDPALAIERAYLLQARAALRRMHSEVVNLDTPLIGGEDNDERFTNEAYQRDRWIRAQALVDLPDVPLFFGRLDYEHGTVEESDRLYIGRRHVIDDRGMPLVIDWRARVSVPFYRATRTDRQHVLLRRRYGYSDAAELTGFEDEPLTDGSVPADGEAYLRAEIERPRTGPMRDIVATIQPEQDDLVRAPLHPSICVQGAPGTGKTAIGLHRIAYLLYTERERLGRGDGVVIVGPNKSFLSYIRKVLPALGEVNVKQSTIDEVIAPYRVLHPESGPAPRVKGDARMAAVLRRAVWLNVGTPSEGILYAKGSMRYRVHADQVIDIVAALHQSATRYEPARAALPQRLAHAVLVKMEERGEITDDRTQNAAARSKPVKDVVTAVWPKLTPELVLHRLLSDASFLASAADGVLSAEEQTDLLWAKAPRSVKSVKWTEADSVLLDELADLLEHQPTALGHLVVDEAQDLSAMQLRALSRRCRNGSVTVLGDLAQATTPWAPLSWADVLGHLGIADATLVELDRGFRVPAQIIDFASRLLPTIAPTLARTRSVRSMPDALQVVATGSDDFAARLASACRSALAGEGSVALIAADEDIASFRKALLASGLESAMLGETEDAMESARLVCVPARLAKGLEFDGVVVAEPAHIVAAEPRGLHRLYVVLTRAVSTLHVVHSTPLPEALAS; this comes from the coding sequence ATGGAAGAAGACCCTGCACTCGCCATCGAACGCGCCTACCTCCTGCAAGCCCGTGCGGCCCTGCGCCGCATGCACTCCGAAGTCGTCAACCTCGACACCCCGCTGATCGGCGGCGAGGACAACGACGAACGGTTCACCAACGAGGCCTACCAGCGGGACCGTTGGATCCGCGCCCAGGCACTCGTCGACCTCCCCGACGTCCCCTTGTTCTTCGGCCGGCTCGACTACGAGCACGGCACCGTCGAGGAGTCCGACCGGCTCTACATCGGCCGCCGCCATGTGATCGACGACAGGGGCATGCCGCTGGTCATCGACTGGCGGGCCCGGGTCTCCGTTCCCTTCTATCGAGCCACCCGCACGGACCGCCAGCACGTGCTGCTGCGCCGGCGGTACGGCTACTCCGACGCCGCCGAGCTGACCGGCTTCGAGGACGAGCCGCTGACCGACGGCTCCGTTCCCGCCGACGGCGAGGCGTACCTGCGGGCGGAGATCGAACGGCCTCGTACCGGCCCGATGCGCGACATCGTCGCGACGATCCAGCCCGAGCAGGACGACCTGGTCCGCGCACCGCTGCACCCGTCGATCTGCGTGCAGGGCGCGCCCGGTACCGGCAAGACCGCGATCGGCCTGCACCGGATCGCGTACCTGCTCTACACCGAACGCGAGCGGCTCGGCCGCGGCGACGGCGTCGTGATCGTCGGGCCGAACAAGTCGTTCCTCTCCTACATCCGCAAGGTCCTGCCGGCGCTGGGTGAGGTGAACGTCAAGCAGTCGACGATCGACGAGGTGATCGCGCCCTATCGGGTGCTGCATCCGGAGTCCGGCCCTGCCCCGCGGGTGAAGGGCGACGCGCGGATGGCCGCGGTGCTGCGCCGGGCGGTGTGGCTGAACGTCGGCACGCCGTCGGAGGGGATCCTCTACGCGAAGGGCTCGATGCGGTACCGCGTCCATGCCGACCAGGTCATCGACATCGTCGCCGCGCTGCACCAGAGCGCGACGAGGTACGAGCCGGCGCGGGCAGCGCTCCCGCAACGGCTGGCGCACGCCGTCCTGGTGAAGATGGAGGAACGCGGCGAGATCACCGACGACCGGACGCAGAACGCGGCCGCGCGCTCGAAGCCGGTCAAGGACGTCGTGACCGCGGTCTGGCCGAAGCTCACGCCGGAGCTCGTCCTGCACCGATTGCTGTCGGACGCCTCGTTCCTCGCCTCGGCCGCCGACGGCGTGCTCTCCGCCGAGGAGCAGACCGACCTGCTGTGGGCGAAGGCGCCGCGGTCGGTGAAGTCGGTGAAGTGGACCGAGGCGGACTCCGTTCTGCTGGACGAGCTCGCCGACCTGCTCGAGCACCAGCCGACCGCCCTGGGCCATCTCGTGGTGGACGAGGCGCAGGACCTGTCGGCGATGCAGCTGCGGGCACTGTCGCGGCGGTGCCGGAACGGGTCGGTCACCGTGCTCGGCGACCTCGCGCAGGCGACCACGCCATGGGCTCCGTTGTCGTGGGCGGACGTGCTGGGACACCTGGGCATCGCCGACGCGACGCTGGTCGAGCTGGACCGGGGCTTCCGGGTGCCGGCGCAGATCATCGACTTCGCCTCCAGGCTGCTGCCGACGATCGCGCCGACGCTGGCCCGGACCCGCAGCGTCCGGTCGATGCCCGACGCGCTGCAGGTGGTGGCGACGGGGTCGGACGACTTCGCCGCGCGGCTCGCTTCGGCCTGCCGTTCGGCGCTCGCCGGCGAGGGCTCGGTCGCGCTGATCGCCGCGGACGAGGACATCGCCTCGTTCCGGAAGGCCTTGCTGGCTTCAGGATTGGAGTCGGCGATGCTCGGCGAGACCGAGGACGCGATGGAGTCCGCACGGCTCGTCTGCGTCCCCGCCCGCCTGGCCAAGGGCCTCGAGTTCGACGGCGTCGTCGTCGCCGAGCCAGCCCACATCGTCGCCGCCGAGCCGCGCGGCCTGCACCGGTTGTACGTCGTGCTCACGCGAGCCGTCTCCACGCTGCACGTGGTGCACTCGACCCCGCTGCCGGAAGCACTCGCCAGCTAG
- a CDS encoding serine hydrolase domain-containing protein, whose product MGFRATIRKNWRSGVAVVAAGAVVAAGLSGGAAAQTVDDRGDRPKQLQRDADAVLATEASGVLASVTTPEGRQRARSGVADLRTKQPVPWDAYFRIASTTKPFVATVVLQLVGEGRLSLDDKVERWLPGLVRGDGMDGREISIRQLLQHTSGIPEYDGVALEQVTTPEGWRAERFRTYEPEELVAMAMRQEPVEGWSYSNTNYVLAGMVIEKVTGNPWQQEVHQRIIEPLGLRHTLIPGTSANLPEPRLSVYKRLSPDGPLTDISEYAAGHPDSSMISTTDDVGRFFRALLGGKLLRPAELKQMTEQTVPAGQYQQVWKDARYGLGLMKRKLDCGDWVWFHAGGVWNSLSDNAVTSDGRASASVAIASLLGPGVPPIEQYQSSAALIDHALCRT is encoded by the coding sequence ATGGGCTTTCGTGCGACTATCAGGAAGAACTGGCGGTCCGGCGTCGCGGTCGTCGCGGCGGGGGCCGTCGTGGCCGCGGGACTGAGCGGAGGGGCGGCGGCACAGACTGTGGACGATCGAGGCGACAGACCGAAGCAGTTGCAGCGTGACGCCGACGCGGTCCTGGCCACGGAGGCCAGCGGCGTGCTGGCCTCGGTGACCACCCCCGAGGGGCGGCAACGCGCGCGCAGCGGCGTCGCCGACCTCCGTACCAAGCAGCCGGTGCCCTGGGACGCGTACTTCCGGATCGCCAGTACCACCAAGCCGTTCGTGGCGACGGTCGTATTGCAGCTGGTGGGCGAGGGCAGGCTCTCCCTGGACGACAAGGTGGAGCGGTGGTTGCCCGGTCTGGTGCGGGGCGACGGCATGGACGGCCGCGAGATCAGCATCCGGCAGCTCCTCCAGCACACCAGCGGAATCCCGGAGTACGACGGCGTGGCACTGGAGCAGGTAACGACGCCGGAGGGGTGGCGCGCGGAACGCTTCCGTACGTACGAGCCCGAGGAGCTCGTCGCCATGGCGATGCGGCAGGAGCCGGTGGAGGGCTGGTCGTACTCCAACACCAACTACGTCCTGGCCGGGATGGTCATCGAGAAGGTGACCGGCAACCCGTGGCAGCAGGAGGTCCACCAGCGCATCATCGAGCCGCTCGGCCTGCGGCACACCCTGATCCCGGGCACGTCCGCGAACCTGCCGGAGCCGAGGCTGTCGGTGTACAAGCGGCTGAGTCCGGACGGCCCACTGACCGACATCTCCGAGTACGCCGCCGGCCACCCGGACAGCTCGATGATCAGCACCACCGACGACGTCGGTCGCTTCTTCCGCGCGCTGCTGGGCGGCAAGCTGCTTCGCCCCGCCGAGCTGAAGCAGATGACTGAGCAGACAGTTCCGGCGGGGCAGTACCAGCAGGTCTGGAAGGACGCTCGGTACGGCCTCGGCCTGATGAAGCGGAAGCTGGACTGCGGCGACTGGGTCTGGTTCCACGCCGGCGGGGTGTGGAATTCCCTGTCGGACAACGCGGTCACCTCCGACGGCCGCGCGAGCGCGTCGGTCGCGATCGCGAGCCTGCTCGGACCCGGCGTGCCTCCGATCGAGCAGTACCAGAGCAGCGCCGCGCTCATCGACCACGCGCTGTGTCGGACCTAG